CGTCTTCCAGCATCCCGACTGTCCCAGGAAGCGCTCCGTCTTGCAGATCGTGTCCCGTTGGCACCACTCCTCGGTCGTGAAGCTGCTCAGAGCCGAAGGCATCTACGAAGACTACAAGGACTGGTTGCTAGTCGACTTCAGCGTCGTCAACGAGAACCAGCCGACCCCCGGCGCAAAGCCCTCCAGCAACGAACTGCCGGCTTCCGGTGGAATCCTCGAACTGGCGGCCTGATCCACAGACCCTTTCCAACAGATCTCGATCTAGGTCGTGCGGGCGATGAGCTGCGATCGAACGCGGTCGGGCAGTGAACCGTCGGCGTCGATCAGTTCAAGCCCAGGACGACCCGTCGTCGCGAACGCGCGCATCAAGACTCGATCGTCTTCGAGACGACTCAGGTCGTAGGGTCGCAGGCGCTCGGCGCGAAGGGCCTCACCGAAGCCTCCGAGCCAACGCGTGATCATGCGATTCGCCAGATTCACGATCGTCTCCGATGTGTTCGGATCATCGAAGGGGCCGTCTCGCTCCGCAGGTGTCATGACTGCGCGGTTTTCGAGCAACCAGGCCAGTGAAATCATATCGTGGGCCACCAGATCGGTACTGGCGAACACGATCCCCGTCTCGGGCTGCGCGATGTACCCGTTGTCCGGACCGAAGGTCGTCAAGACCTTCGTTGCGGAACTCAGCACAAGGCGTTGTTTGTCCGCGATCGCACGCACTCTATTCGCGTCGGCTGTCTTTTCGGAAAACGTGGCGGCATCGCGGTGGTACTCGAGTCGCGAATCGTGGCGCCACCAGCCTACAGCCGACTTGAGCCCCAGCGTACTACCGGCGAGCAGATGCCGTGCTGTTCTGGGCATGAGCACGATGTGATCGACCTCGCGCAGAACCACGGGTAGCATCACGGGTGCTTTCCAGGCTCCGGCCGTCTCGGGCTCGGCTTCGAAGAAACCGTCCCAACCGGCTTCCTCGAAAGCCTGAACCTCTGCGCCGGCCTCCTCTGAAGCCTGGGCCAGTCCGTTCCGCCGCATCAACTCGCGCGTACTCCCTTCGAGCCCGTCGCGGTAGAAGCGCAAGAACTGTACCCCGGCCATGTCGGCGACGATGACGCGGCCGGCTCCCTTCTCCTTGAGAAGTTCGATCACGACGCGCACCGCAATCGGATCGGTCGTCGCGGGATAGGCATTTCCCGAGTTGCAGACGGGTTTGATCAACACCGTGTCGCCGCGAGACAGCCAGGAAAAATCAGTCGCAGCCAGCGCCACGGCTCGCACCGCGCGAACGGTTTCTTCAGCCGGTGTCCCCCGCCCGACACCGGCAATCGCCACGGCCTCGCTTCCTCGGTTCTCGTACGAAACAGATAGAGGCGTTTCAGCCCGGCTGAGGCCGGGCATCAGAGCGGCACCCACTCCCACAGCAGCCATCTGGCCGAACTCCCGGCGATGGATCGAATCGAAATTTGCCATCCGTGTTCTCCGCATCTCTTCGCCCGGAGCATAGGACAGAGTGGCGACCGGCGATTCATGCGCATGGATACGCGACTCAGCAGCAATTGGCGGGCATCCGGACGTGTTGAACCGGCCCGATTTCGAGAAACACTGGATCAGCCACCGTGATTGTGGGCGAATTGACCCATGCGTTTGCCATCGAGCCTGGATGAGCGGTCGGGAGTGCCTGTCGCCGCGGTCCCGGAACTGTGCTGCTGCGGGAGAACCGAATGAGAGTCTGGAAGTCCTTTGCTTCAACGGCCGTGACCGCAGTCGTCGTGCTCAGCCTCATCGGCACCGGTTCGCAATCCCATGCTGCGCCACTGCCCAATCTCACCGCCACCAAGAGCAACAATACTGGAGATTTTGTGGATGTGTTCTCCAGCTTCGAGTGGACAATCCTCGTACAAAACATTGGGTTGGGGGCGCCAGAGGATGCTTGACTCGGGGACCCGTACGGAAGACTCTAAGGAACCTCTGCACAGGGAGGCTGCGGCTGCGAAGCGCGATGCATCCGCCTGCGCTGCGTCGCGCGACCCTCTGCGGATCTACGGATCTGCGATCGGATCACGCTTCTTGCTCAGGCGGCGACTCCCGCTTCTCGCTCGAATCCTCCCTGTGCAGAGATTCCCTAACTAGGAAATGACTCCGAGGTGGTCATGGCCAAGAAAGTCAGGCAAGCCCGTTCCTCCGCAGGACCGCGCGGGGCGAACAGGATCCTGCTTCGCGGAGAACACGGACAACAGTCGGCCATCGTATCGAACGCGTATCTCGAGAACAGAGCGATGCGCTGGCGATACAAGCTCACTAAGCGCTCTCGCTGGAAGTACCGACTCGCGGAAGAGCTGAAGAAACTCGAGAAGGATCTCAAGGGCTTGCATTGGGATCCGGCCGAGCGAGACGACGTCGGCTTTCTCGACTGGATAGTCTCCACGTCGTTGCTCGAGGTCAGGATTCCCTATCGCGACGAAAGCGAGGGCTGGGCGGCCCGGATCGCTCCCTGGGAGTTCATGCTCAACTCCGTAAACCGCCGTCGGGGCGGGACCGGCGACTTCTCGGTCATTCGCCATCTCGAGCGACCGAGAGCGCGAAAGACTGTTCCGAGCTCAATCTCGAGAGTCCTCTATCTTGAGTGCGCCCCGGCTGAGCTTCGCGAACACTTCAGCTTCAACGACGAACGTCGCCGCCTCCACATGCGCTTCCCTAAGGCAGAGGTCGAAGAGCTGTTCTCCCCGACAAGGGATGTGCTACGGCGCACCGTGAGCACGTTCAAGCCTCACGTGATCCACGTGGCTGGCGTGGATACGCACCAGGCACGCTCGCTCCTCGAGGAACGCTGGGAGCTCCCCGCCGACTGGGGGCTTCTCGACGGGACGGTGCTGACCGACGACGAAGGCTGGATCGATCCCGTTGCTGCGCAGGATTTCGCCAAGCTCCTGAACGCAGGGACCCGGAAGCCAATTCTCGTCTTTTGCAACTTCTACCACTCTGCCTCGCGGATCGCCGCGCTGTGTGTCGCCGGGGGCGCCCAGTACGCGATCGGCTACCAGGACACGGTCGACGACGAGATCGCGGAGACGCTCTTCTCCGAGTTCTACGATGCCTGGCGGGGAGCCGACTGGTGCATGCTCCCGGCCTTCGTTGCAGCGGTCGGGATTCTCCGGCGATCGCCCCAGAAGCTGACCGGCACCGGCATCGTACTCTGGTCCGCTCACTCGCTCCTGGACGCGCAGTCTGGGGGACTCGCTGAGTCGAAGAGAAAACGGGCGATTCGGCGCCAGAAGCCGATCGGCGTCAAGGAAGCCGAGCTCGAGATCGAGGTCATACCCAACGAGTCCGTCAACTACTCGATGTTGCACAACGCTTCCCATGGCCTCTTCTCGAAGTTCGCCTTCCACAAATTCGGCGACGGGGCACTTCTCGACGTGAACGTGAACGTCGAGTTCCATGTGGGCGCGGATAGCTTCCCATTCAGGAAGACGCTCTCTCTCGTCGATCCGTACACTACGATTGAGGAAGAGATCGCTGTTCCTCTGATCTCCGACCTGATGCGAAGCGTCCAGGAGCCCCTCAAGACGAGTCTCTACGCCGAAGTCATGTGCCAGGAAGAGGTGCTCTATCGCCAGACCTCTCGGATGACCCTGCTTCCTGTGGACGAGTGGCGAGACGACGAGGAGAACAGGCGCTGGCTCCCGTCCTTCGTGCTCCCGCGTGATCCTGCGGTCGAGAAGATCATCACAACAGCGCAGTCCCACTTGATGACGCTCACTGACGATCGCACCCGCGGCTTCGACGGCTACCAGAGCGTCGCCGTAGACGATCCTGAATCCCTGGACGACTTGGACTTCCAGGTCCAGGCCATCTGGGCGGCGCTCGTGCATCACTATCGGGTGCAGTACATCAACCCGCCGCCGTCCTACACAGCGTCGGGTCAGCGTCTGCGCACTCCGACTCAGGTTCTGCGAGGAGGACGCGGAACCTGCATCGACCTGGCAATCCTGCTTGCCGCCTGCATGGAGTACGTGGACATCTACCCAGTGGTGTTCCTGCTGGAGGGCCACGCGTTCGTCGGCTACTGGCGCTCCGAAGAGT
The bacterium genome window above contains:
- a CDS encoding transglutaminase domain-containing protein is translated as MRWRYKLTKRSRWKYRLAEELKKLEKDLKGLHWDPAERDDVGFLDWIVSTSLLEVRIPYRDESEGWAARIAPWEFMLNSVNRRRGGTGDFSVIRHLERPRARKTVPSSISRVLYLECAPAELREHFSFNDERRRLHMRFPKAEVEELFSPTRDVLRRTVSTFKPHVIHVAGVDTHQARSLLEERWELPADWGLLDGTVLTDDEGWIDPVAAQDFAKLLNAGTRKPILVFCNFYHSASRIAALCVAGGAQYAIGYQDTVDDEIAETLFSEFYDAWRGADWCMLPAFVAAVGILRRSPQKLTGTGIVLWSAHSLLDAQSGGLAESKRKRAIRRQKPIGVKEAELEIEVIPNESVNYSMLHNASHGLFSKFAFHKFGDGALLDVNVNVEFHVGADSFPFRKTLSLVDPYTTIEEEIAVPLISDLMRSVQEPLKTSLYAEVMCQEEVLYRQTSRMTLLPVDEWRDDEENRRWLPSFVLPRDPAVEKIITTAQSHLMTLTDDRTRGFDGYQSVAVDDPESLDDLDFQVQAIWAALVHHYRVQYINPPPSYTASGQRLRTPTQVLRGGRGTCIDLAILLAACMEYVDIYPVVFLLEGHAFVGYWRSEEYYLEFTSPEEVEGGERDATREGTWGSEADWIVPRREYAEILRQIHSGRLYPIESVGLTDHGSFWRAVDEGVENLRDPAEFHSLVDIKRARAYQLTPLPIKEDSYGE
- a CDS encoding DUF362 domain-containing protein, coding for MANFDSIHRREFGQMAAVGVGAALMPGLSRAETPLSVSYENRGSEAVAIAGVGRGTPAEETVRAVRAVALAATDFSWLSRGDTVLIKPVCNSGNAYPATTDPIAVRVVIELLKEKGAGRVIVADMAGVQFLRFYRDGLEGSTRELMRRNGLAQASEEAGAEVQAFEEAGWDGFFEAEPETAGAWKAPVMLPVVLREVDHIVLMPRTARHLLAGSTLGLKSAVGWWRHDSRLEYHRDAATFSEKTADANRVRAIADKQRLVLSSATKVLTTFGPDNGYIAQPETGIVFASTDLVAHDMISLAWLLENRAVMTPAERDGPFDDPNTSETIVNLANRMITRWLGGFGEALRAERLRPYDLSRLEDDRVLMRAFATTGRPGLELIDADGSLPDRVRSQLIARTT